One window of Fusobacterium polymorphum genomic DNA carries:
- the rlmD gene encoding 23S rRNA (uracil(1939)-C(5))-methyltransferase RlmD yields the protein MLKISDIIQIKIDKIVFGGEGLGYYNGFAVFVPMSIPEDELEIEIISVKKTYARGLIKNIIKASPERIDSHKFTFEDFYGCDFAMLKYESQLKYKKLMVEEVMRKIAGLSDIKISDVLASEDVYNYRNKIIEPFSVYANKIITGFFRRKSHEVFEVDENILNSKLGNRIIKELKEILNKNKISVYNEITHKGLLRNIMIRTNSNNEAMVVLIINSNKITENIKKLLFKLRENIEEIKSIYISLNSKKTNTVIGENNVFIYGEESIKENINGIEFHISPTSFFQINVKQAKRLYDIAISFFDDIDNKYIIDAYSGTGTIGMIMAKKAKKVYAIEIVKSASEDGEKTAKENGIENIEFINGPVEKELVKLINNNKRIDTIIFDPPRKGLEASIIDKVAELNLKEVVYISCNPSTFARDVKLFSEKGYVLKKLQAVDMFPQTSHIECVGLIEKI from the coding sequence ATGTTAAAAATATCTGATATTATACAAATAAAAATTGATAAAATAGTCTTTGGTGGAGAAGGATTAGGATATTACAATGGTTTTGCTGTTTTTGTTCCTATGTCTATACCTGAAGATGAACTTGAAATTGAAATAATTTCTGTAAAAAAAACTTATGCTAGAGGCTTAATTAAAAATATTATTAAGGCTTCACCTGAAAGAATAGACAGTCATAAATTTACTTTTGAAGATTTTTATGGCTGTGATTTTGCTATGCTTAAGTATGAAAGTCAATTAAAATATAAAAAGCTTATGGTTGAAGAAGTAATGAGAAAAATTGCTGGGCTTTCTGATATTAAAATCTCTGATGTCCTAGCAAGTGAAGATGTATATAATTATAGAAATAAAATAATTGAGCCTTTTTCTGTTTATGCTAATAAGATTATTACAGGTTTTTTTAGAAGAAAAAGCCATGAAGTTTTTGAAGTAGATGAAAATATTTTAAATTCTAAATTAGGAAATAGAATTATAAAAGAATTAAAAGAAATTTTAAATAAAAATAAAATCTCTGTCTACAATGAAATTACTCATAAAGGTCTTTTAAGAAATATAATGATAAGAACAAATTCTAATAATGAAGCTATGGTTGTCCTTATTATAAATTCCAATAAAATTACTGAAAATATTAAAAAATTATTGTTTAAATTAAGAGAAAATATAGAAGAAATAAAATCTATTTACATTTCTTTAAATTCTAAAAAGACAAATACTGTCATTGGAGAAAACAATGTTTTTATCTATGGTGAAGAATCTATTAAAGAAAATATAAATGGAATAGAATTTCATATATCACCTACTTCATTTTTCCAAATAAATGTAAAACAAGCTAAAAGATTATATGATATAGCAATAAGTTTCTTTGATGATATAGACAATAAATATATAATAGATGCTTATTCAGGTACTGGAACTATTGGAATGATAATGGCAAAGAAGGCTAAAAAAGTCTATGCTATTGAGATAGTAAAATCTGCTAGTGAAGATGGAGAAAAAACTGCCAAAGAAAATGGAATAGAAAATATTGAATTTATTAATGGTCCTGTTGAAAAAGAACTTGTTAAACTTATAAATAATAACAAAAGAATAGACACTATTATATTTGACCCTCCAAGAAAGGGACTAGAGGCTTCTATCATAGATAAGGTTGCTGAACTGAACTTAAAAGAAGTTGTATATATATCTTGTAATCCT
- the rsmH gene encoding 16S rRNA (cytosine(1402)-N(4))-methyltransferase RsmH has product MEKIGNDYHIPVLYYETLDNLVKNPDGIYIDCTLGGGSHSEGILERLSDKGLLISIDQDTNAIEYSKKRLEKFGSKWKVFKGNFENIDTIAYMAGVDKVDGILMDIGVSSKQLDDPDRGFSYRYDVKLDMRMNTEQKISAYDVVNTYSEEQLSKIIFEYGEERHARKIAKLIVEERKSSPIEKTSDLITLIKRAYPERASKHPAKKTFQAIRIEVNRELEVLENAMSKAVELLKVGGRLAIITFHSLEDRIVKNKFKDLATACKCPKDIPICVCGGVKKFEIVTKKPIIPIDDELKNNNRAHSSKLRILERILD; this is encoded by the coding sequence ATGGAAAAAATTGGAAATGATTATCATATCCCTGTCTTATATTATGAAACCTTAGATAATTTAGTTAAAAACCCTGATGGTATCTATATAGACTGTACACTTGGTGGAGGAAGTCATTCGGAAGGGATTTTAGAAAGATTATCTGATAAAGGTCTTCTTATATCTATTGACCAAGACACTAATGCAATAGAATATTCTAAAAAGAGATTAGAAAAATTTGGTTCAAAATGGAAAGTATTTAAGGGAAATTTTGAAAATATTGATACTATTGCATATATGGCTGGAGTTGATAAAGTTGATGGAATTCTAATGGATATAGGTGTGTCTTCTAAACAACTTGATGACCCAGATAGAGGTTTTTCATACAGATATGATGTAAAATTGGATATGAGAATGAACACAGAGCAAAAAATTTCAGCCTATGATGTTGTAAATACTTATTCAGAGGAACAACTATCAAAGATAATTTTTGAATATGGAGAAGAAAGACATGCTAGGAAAATTGCAAAACTTATAGTTGAAGAAAGAAAATCTTCTCCAATAGAAAAGACTTCTGATTTAATTACTTTAATTAAAAGAGCTTATCCAGAAAGAGCTTCAAAGCACCCAGCTAAAAAGACTTTTCAAGCTATTAGAATTGAAGTAAATAGAGAACTAGAAGTTTTAGAAAATGCTATGTCTAAGGCTGTTGAACTTTTAAAAGTTGGTGGAAGACTAGCCATTATAACTTTCCATTCATTAGAAGATAGAATAGTAAAAAATAAATTTAAAGATTTAGCAACTGCTTGTAAGTGTCCAAAGGACATTCCTATTTGTGTATGTGGTGGAGTAAAAAAATTTGAAATTGTTACAAAAAAGCCTATAATACCAATAGATGATGAACTAAAAAATAATAATAGAGCACACTCATCAAAACTTAGAATTTTAGAAAGGATACTAGACTAA
- a CDS encoding YggT family protein, with amino-acid sequence MSLLAYSLITIIERLSWLVYILIMIRVILSWVPTNNNFTELIYNITDPMLKPFKDVLDKYLNLPIDFSPLLFIITIEAVEKILIRLIIVIF; translated from the coding sequence ATGTCACTTTTAGCATATTCACTTATAACTATAATTGAAAGATTAAGTTGGCTTGTTTATATTTTAATAATGATTAGAGTTATTTTATCTTGGGTTCCAACAAATAATAATTTTACTGAACTAATTTATAATATAACTGATCCTATGTTAAAGCCATTTAAAGATGTCTTAGATAAATATTTAAATTTACCTATTGATTTTTCACCATTGCTTTTTATAATTACTATAGAGGCAGTTGAGAAAATTTTAATAAGATTAATTATAGTTATTTTTTAA
- the pgsA gene encoding CDP-diacylglycerol--glycerol-3-phosphate 3-phosphatidyltransferase: MNLPNRLTMIRFILAIPFIIFLQYSDSSKYGLIFRLISLVIFVIASLTDFFDGYIARKYNLITDFGKIMDPLADKILVISALVIFVQLEYIPGWMSIVVLAREFLISGIRILAAAKGEIIAAGNLGKYKTTSQMLVIVIALAIGPIGFYISDYFFTVTEVLMLIPVILTIWSGWEYTFKAKHYFTEQ, translated from the coding sequence ATGAATTTACCTAATAGACTTACTATGATTAGATTTATATTGGCAATTCCTTTTATAATATTTTTACAATATTCAGATTCAAGTAAATATGGTTTGATTTTTAGATTAATTTCTCTTGTGATATTTGTAATTGCTTCACTTACAGATTTCTTTGATGGCTATATTGCAAGAAAATATAATTTAATAACTGATTTTGGAAAAATTATGGATCCTCTTGCTGATAAGATACTTGTAATTTCAGCTCTTGTAATATTTGTGCAATTAGAGTATATCCCAGGTTGGATGTCTATTGTTGTCTTAGCACGTGAATTTCTAATCAGTGGAATAAGAATACTTGCTGCAGCAAAAGGTGAAATTATTGCAGCTGGAAATTTAGGAAAATATAAAACAACTAGTCAAATGCTTGTTATTGTAATTGCATTAGCAATAGGACCTATTGGTTTTTATATATCTGATTATTTCTTTACTGTGACAGAAGTATTGATGTTAATACCTGTTATTTTAACAATATGGTCAGGTTGGGAATATACTTTCAAGGCAAAACACTATTTTACTGAACAATGA
- the pnp gene encoding polyribonucleotide nucleotidyltransferase — protein MFDEKIMELELAGRTLKVSTGKISRQSAGAIVIQYGDTVLLSTANRSKEARKGADFFPLTVDYIEKFYSTGKFPGGFNKREGRPSTNATLVARLIDRPIRPMFPDGFNYDVHIVNTVLSYDEINMPDYLGVIGSSLALMISDIPFLGPVASVIVGYKNGEFILNPSPKELEESELDLIVAGTKEAVNMVEAGAKELDEETMLKAIMFAHENIKKICEFQEEFSKLYGKENIEFEKPEVLPLVKNFIDTNGYERLQQAVLTTGKKNREDAVDSLEEELMEKFIQENYPDVPEEELPEDVILEFKTYYHDLMKKLVREAILYHKHRVDGRTTTEIRPLDAQINVLPIPHGSALFTRGETQSLAITTLGTKEDEQLIDDLEKEYYKKFYLHYNFPPYSVGEVGRMGSPGRRELGHGSLAERALSYVIPSEEEFPYTIRVVSEITESNGSSSQASICGGSLSLMSAGVPIKEHVAGIAMGLIKEGEEFTVLTDIMGLEDHLGDMDFKVAGTKSGITALQMDIKITGITEEIMRIALNQAHEARIQILELMNNTISKPAELKSNVPRIQQITIPKDKIAVLIGPGGKNIKGIIDQTGSTVDITDDGLVSVFAKDAETLEKTLKLIDSFVREVEYNEVYEGRVVSIMKFGAFMEILPGKEGLLHISEISPERVEKVEDVLSVGDVFKVRVISMEGGKISLSKKKV, from the coding sequence ATGTTTGACGAAAAAATTATGGAGCTAGAACTTGCTGGAAGAACTCTAAAAGTTTCAACTGGTAAAATTTCTAGACAATCTGCTGGAGCTATTGTAATTCAATATGGAGATACAGTTCTTCTATCTACTGCTAACCGTAGTAAAGAAGCAAGAAAAGGTGCTGACTTTTTCCCATTAACTGTTGATTATATAGAAAAATTTTATTCAACTGGTAAATTTCCAGGAGGATTTAATAAAAGAGAAGGGAGACCTTCAACAAATGCTACATTGGTAGCAAGACTTATTGACAGACCAATAAGACCAATGTTTCCAGATGGTTTTAACTATGATGTACATATAGTTAATACTGTTCTGTCTTATGATGAAATAAATATGCCTGATTATTTAGGTGTAATTGGATCGTCTCTTGCACTTATGATTTCTGATATTCCATTCCTAGGACCAGTTGCAAGTGTAATAGTTGGATATAAAAATGGAGAATTTATTTTAAATCCATCTCCAAAAGAATTGGAAGAAAGTGAACTTGATTTAATTGTTGCAGGAACAAAAGAAGCTGTAAACATGGTTGAAGCAGGGGCAAAAGAATTAGATGAAGAAACTATGCTAAAAGCAATTATGTTTGCACATGAAAATATTAAAAAGATTTGTGAATTCCAAGAAGAATTTTCTAAATTATATGGAAAAGAAAATATAGAATTTGAAAAGCCAGAAGTTTTACCTCTTGTTAAAAACTTTATTGATACTAATGGATATGAAAGATTACAACAAGCTGTTTTAACTACTGGAAAGAAAAATAGAGAAGATGCTGTTGACTCATTAGAAGAAGAATTGATGGAAAAATTCATCCAAGAAAACTATCCTGATGTTCCAGAAGAAGAATTGCCAGAAGATGTAATATTAGAATTTAAAACTTACTACCATGATTTAATGAAAAAATTAGTTAGAGAAGCTATTTTATATCATAAACATAGAGTTGATGGAAGAACAACAACTGAAATAAGACCATTAGATGCTCAAATAAATGTATTACCTATTCCTCATGGTTCAGCATTATTTACAAGAGGAGAAACTCAATCTCTTGCAATTACAACATTAGGAACTAAGGAAGATGAGCAATTAATAGATGACTTAGAAAAAGAATATTATAAAAAATTCTATCTACACTATAACTTCCCTCCATACTCAGTTGGAGAAGTTGGAAGAATGGGTTCACCTGGAAGAAGAGAATTAGGACATGGTTCACTTGCTGAAAGAGCTCTAAGTTATGTTATTCCTAGTGAGGAAGAATTTCCTTACACTATAAGAGTTGTATCTGAAATTACTGAATCTAATGGTTCATCTTCACAAGCTTCTATCTGTGGTGGTTCATTATCACTTATGTCAGCTGGTGTTCCTATAAAAGAACATGTTGCTGGTATAGCAATGGGACTTATTAAAGAAGGAGAAGAATTTACAGTTCTAACAGATATAATGGGACTTGAAGACCACTTAGGAGATATGGACTTTAAGGTTGCTGGTACAAAATCTGGAATCACAGCTTTACAAATGGATATTAAAATTACTGGTATAACTGAAGAAATTATGAGAATTGCCTTAAATCAAGCTCATGAAGCTAGAATACAAATATTAGAGCTTATGAATAATACAATTTCTAAACCTGCTGAACTAAAATCTAATGTACCTAGAATACAACAAATTACTATTCCAAAAGATAAGATTGCAGTTCTTATTGGACCAGGTGGAAAAAATATTAAAGGTATTATAGACCAAACAGGTTCAACTGTTGATATAACTGATGATGGACTTGTATCTGTTTTTGCAAAAGATGCTGAAACATTAGAAAAAACTTTAAAACTTATAGATTCTTTTGTAAGAGAAGTTGAATACAATGAAGTTTATGAAGGACGTGTAGTTTCTATAATGAAATTTGGTGCATTTATGGAAATTCTTCCTGGTAAAGAAGGATTGCTTCATATTTCTGAAATTTCACCTGAAAGAGTTGAAAAAGTTGAAGATGTACTTTCAGTTGGAGATGTATTTAAAGTAAGAGTTATTTCTATGGAAGGTGGAAAAATCTCTTTAAGTAAAAAGAAGGTTTAA
- a CDS encoding aldose epimerase family protein yields the protein MEKIKIYTLENEFLKVELLNLGAIIKKIELKDKNGNIKNVVLGYEDIEKYRENPAYLGAIIGRTAGRIKDGILKLDGTEYQLDKNNNGNTLHGGKDSISHRFWNVENIENGLCFSIKSCHLDNGYPANVEIKVSYILNDNELLIKYFATTDSLTYLNLTNHSYFNLSGNPDNIIYEDILKIDSNYLIGINENSIPYETINLDNNIFNFREAKKLEEFFKTDDKQKTIANNGIDHPYIFNEKIGKLEIKNIKSGIKMSVETNNPAVVIYTANYLQDIGFKKHSAICFETQEVPNLYRDKNINVYPTFIDENTNYEKYTKFIFENIN from the coding sequence TTGGAAAAAATAAAAATATATACACTTGAAAATGAATTTTTAAAAGTTGAGCTTTTAAATTTAGGAGCTATTATTAAAAAAATAGAACTTAAAGATAAAAATGGAAATATAAAAAATGTTGTTCTTGGCTATGAAGATATTGAAAAATATAGAGAAAATCCTGCTTACTTAGGAGCAATAATAGGAAGAACAGCTGGAAGAATAAAAGATGGTATATTAAAACTAGATGGTACTGAATATCAATTAGATAAAAATAATAATGGAAATACCCTACATGGTGGGAAAGATTCTATCAGCCATAGATTTTGGAATGTTGAGAACATTGAAAATGGACTATGCTTTTCTATAAAAAGCTGTCATTTAGATAATGGTTATCCTGCAAATGTAGAAATAAAAGTTAGTTATATTTTAAATGACAATGAACTTTTAATAAAATATTTTGCTACAACTGATAGTTTAACTTATTTAAATCTAACTAATCACAGTTATTTTAATTTAAGTGGAAATCCTGATAACATTATCTATGAAGATATTTTAAAAATAGATTCTAATTACTTGATTGGAATAAATGAAAATTCTATTCCTTATGAAACTATAAATTTAGATAATAATATTTTTAATTTTAGAGAGGCTAAAAAATTAGAAGAATTTTTTAAAACTGATGATAAGCAAAAAACTATTGCTAATAATGGTATTGATCATCCTTATATTTTTAATGAAAAAATTGGAAAATTAGAGATTAAAAATATAAAAAGTGGAATTAAAATGTCAGTTGAAACAAATAACCCAGCTGTTGTAATCTACACTGCTAATTATTTACAAGATATAGGTTTTAAAAAACATTCTGCTATTTGTTTTGAAACACAAGAAGTACCAAATTTATATAGAGATAAAAATATAAATGTTTACCCAACTTTTATTGATGAAAATACTAATTATGAAAAATATACAAAATTCATTTTTGAAAATATTAACTAA